The window GTGCCGCCGCGGCGCCTGCCATGGCCAGGCCGAAGAATACACGGGTCATGCGTCGCCTCCTTGCGCAGAAATGGAGCGGGAAATGATGCGGTGATCGAGCAGCCGAATTGTAACGCGGGAATCCCCCCGCCTTGGCCGGCCGCGGAAAAAACGGCACGGCCGGACAGCGGCGGAATCAGGTGTTCTGCACCACGATGCTGGGAAACTTACTGCTCATGTCGCGCGCCTTGTCGGCGACCTTGATCGCCACCTTGCGCGCGATCGCACGATAGATGCCGGCCACCTGGCCGTCGGGATCGGCCACCACGGTGGGCCGGCCGGAATCGGCCTGCTCGCGGATGGACAGGTTCAGCGGCAGGCTGCCGAGCAGCTCGACGCCGTACTCGGCGCACATGCGCTCGCCGCCGCCCTGGCCGAAGATGTGCTCGACGTGGCCGCAGTTCGGGCAGCAGTAGACCGCCATGTTCTCGACGATGCCGAGGATCGGGATGCCGACCTTCTCGAACATCTTCAGGCCTTTCTTGGCATCGAGCAGGGCGATGTCCTGCGGCGTGGTGACGATCACCGCGCCGGTGACCGGCACCTTCTGCGACAGCGTCAGCTGGATGTCGCCGGTACCCGGCGGCATGTCGACGATCAGGTAGTCGAGGTCATGCCAGTTGGTCTGGCGCAGCAGTTGCTCGAGCGCCGAGGTCACCATCGGGCCGCGCCACACCATCGGATTGTCCTGCTCGATCAGGAAACCGATCGAGTTCGCCTGCAGGCCGTGGCCCTCCAGCGGCTCCATGGTCTGGCCGTCGGTCGATTGCGGACGGCCATCGATGCCCAGCATCATCGGCAGGCTGGGCCCGTAGATGTCGGCATCCAGCATGCCC of the Cupriavidus malaysiensis genome contains:
- the apbC gene encoding iron-sulfur cluster carrier protein ApbC, coding for MSLTLDQVTEVLRSVIDPNTGKDLVSTRAVRNVRVDGADVSLEVELGYPGKSQMEPIRQMVLAALRQIPGLGNASVAVTMKIVAHTVQRGVKLLPGVKNVIAVASGKGGVGKSTTAVNLALALAAEGARVGMLDADIYGPSLPMMLGIDGRPQSTDGQTMEPLEGHGLQANSIGFLIEQDNPMVWRGPMVTSALEQLLRQTNWHDLDYLIVDMPPGTGDIQLTLSQKVPVTGAVIVTTPQDIALLDAKKGLKMFEKVGIPILGIVENMAVYCCPNCGHVEHIFGQGGGERMCAEYGVELLGSLPLNLSIREQADSGRPTVVADPDGQVAGIYRAIARKVAIKVADKARDMSSKFPSIVVQNT